One region of Corvus moneduloides isolate bCorMon1 chromosome 15, bCorMon1.pri, whole genome shotgun sequence genomic DNA includes:
- the PURA gene encoding transcriptional activator protein Pur-alpha, which yields MADRDSGSEQGGGGGGAAGAGGPGAGGGGPGGGGGGGGGPGGGLQHETQELASKRVDIQNKRFYLDVKQNAKGRFLKIAEVGAGGNKSRLTLSMSVAVEFRDYLGDFIEHYAQLGPSQPPELAQAADEPRRALKSEFLVRENRKYYMDLKENQRGRFLRVRQTVNRGPGLGSTQGQTIALPAQGLIEFRDALAKLIDDYGVEEEPAELPEGTSLTVDNKRFFFDVGSNKYGVFMRVSEVKPTYRNSITVPYKVWAKFGHTFCKYSDEMKKIQEKQRDKRAAAAAAPAVGAEPPPEAEAAAAGPPGALLQAEEPEED from the coding sequence ATGGCGGACAGAGACAGCGGCAGCGAgcagggcggcggcggcgggggcgcggcgggcgccggggggccgggcgcgggcggcggcggcccgggcggcggcggcggcggcggcgggggcccGGGCGGCGGGCTGCAGCACGAGACGCAGGAGCTGGCCTCCAAGCGGGTGGACATCCAGAACAAGCGCTTCTACCTGGACGTGAAGCAGAACGCCAAGGGCCGCTTCCTCAAGATCGCCGAGGTGGGCGCGGGCGGCAACAAGAGCCGCCTGACCCTCTCCATGTCGGTGGCCGTCGAGTTCCGCGACTACCTGGGCGACTTCATCGAGCACTACGCGCAGCTGGGGCCCAGCCAGCCCCCCGAACTGGCGCAGGCGGCCGACGAGCCCCGGCGGGCGCTGAAGAGCGAGTTCCTGGTGCGGGAGAACCGCAAGTACTACATGGATCTGAAGGAGAACCAGCGCGGGCGCTTCCTGCGCGTCCGCCAGACCGTGAACCGCGGCCCGGGGCTGGGCTCCACGCAGGGCCAGACCATCGCGCTGCCCGCACAGGGCCTCATCGAGTTCCGCGACGCCCTGGCCAAGCTCATCGACGACTACGGCGTGGAGGAGGAGCCGGCCGAGCTGCCCGAGGGCACCTCCTTGACTGTGGACAACAAGCGTTTCTTCTTCGACGTGGGTTCCAACAAGTACGGCGTGTTCATGCGGGTGAGCGAGGTGAAGCCCACCTACCGCAACTCCATCACCGTCCCCTACAAGGTCTGGGCCAAGTTCGGCCACACCTTCTGCAAGTACTCGGACGAGATGAAGAAGATCCAGGAGAAGCAGCGGGACAagcgcgccgccgccgccgccgcccccgccgtgGGCGCCGAGCCGCCCCCCGAGGCCGAggcggccgccgccgggccgCCCGGCGCGCTGCTGCAGGCCGAGGAGCCCGAGGAGGACTGA